One Herbaspirillum rubrisubalbicans genomic window carries:
- a CDS encoding IS3 family transposase (programmed frameshift) codes for MTSFTTRQTVDHIEILTEPERRRRRTPQEKIAIVQETLAPGASVSAVARRHGVNANQVFGWRKQYQEGSLTAVKAGETVVPASELAAAIKEIKELQRLLGKKSMENEILREAVEWGRSKNPDCALALAAGGRPMKVVCDVLGVARSAVAVKRARSPEWRDGRSVRKVDDSGLLEEIELHVASLPSYGYRRIWALLRRSRESLGQACVNHKRVYRVMREHELLLRRPGVRRDNRRHDGSVAVKQSNARWCSDGFEFRCDDGSALRVTFALDCCDREAISWAATTGGHSGDVVRDVMLAAVEQRFGSTQTPEVIEWLSDNGSAYIDHRTRSFARELGLEPLTTPVRSPQSNGMAERFVKTMKHDYIAFMDKPDVPTALTHLASAFEQYNEHHPHKALKYRSPREFRRAAASLT; via the exons ATGACCAGTTTTACGACTAGGCAAACCGTGGACCATATCGAGATTCTGACCGAGCCGGAGCGTCGCAGAAGACGCACGCCCCAAGAGAAAATAGCCATCGTCCAGGAGACCTTGGCTCCTGGAGCTTCCGTATCAGCCGTTGCCAGGCGACACGGGGTGAACGCGAACCAGGTGTTTGGTTGGCGCAAGCAGTACCAGGAAGGCAGTCTGACCGCCGTCAAGGCTGGCGAGACGGTAGTGCCGGCCTCGGAGCTGGCCGCGGCCATCAAGGAAATCAAAGAACTGCAGCGGCTGTTGGGCAAGAAGAGCATGGAGAACGAGATTCTGCGCGAGGCCGTCGAATGGGGCCGGTCAAAAAACC CTGATTGCGCGCTCGCCCTTGCTGCCGGAGGACGACCAATGAAAGTGGTTTGTGACGTTCTCGGTGTGGCGCGCTCTGCAGTGGCAGTAAAACGAGCCCGGAGCCCGGAATGGCGAGATGGCCGCAGTGTTCGCAAAGTCGACGACAGCGGCTTGCTCGAAGAGATTGAACTGCATGTTGCGAGCTTGCCGAGCTATGGCTATCGCCGCATCTGGGCTTTGCTGCGACGTAGCCGGGAATCCCTGGGCCAGGCGTGCGTGAACCATAAGCGGGTCTATCGCGTCATGCGAGAGCACGAGTTGCTGCTGCGCCGCCCTGGTGTGAGACGTGACAATCGACGCCACGATGGTAGCGTAGCGGTCAAGCAAAGTAATGCGCGCTGGTGTTCGGACGGCTTCGAATTCCGTTGCGATGACGGGTCTGCATTGCGAGTGACGTTTGCGCTGGATTGTTGTGACCGTGAGGCCATCAGCTGGGCGGCCACTACCGGTGGGCATAGCGGGGATGTCGTGCGCGACGTGATGCTGGCTGCCGTAGAGCAGCGGTTTGGGAGCACGCAGACTCCAGAGGTGATTGAATGGCTCAGCGACAACGGCTCTGCCTACATCGACCATCGCACACGCAGCTTCGCGCGCGAGCTGGGACTGGAGCCCTTGACCACGCCCGTGCGCTCGCCACAGAGTAACGGCATGGCGGAGCGGTTCGTAAAAACGATGAAACATGATTACATCGCCTTCATGGACAAGCCCGATGTGCCCACGGCGCTCACACATCTGGCCTCTGCCTTCGAGCAATACAATGAGCACCATCCGCACAAGGCCCTGAAATACCGCTCGCCTCGCGAGTTCAGACGGGCTGCAGCATCACTAACTTAA
- a CDS encoding TonB-dependent siderophore receptor, whose product MMTRTLRKPSSCPPASLPQRLMVRSLRLALLGLSVSAPAWAQTQTQTTTSDSALPQVTVTAGQQEQATGPVHGFVAKRSATATKTDTPITEIPQSISVVTADQIAAQQARSVSEALGYTSGVQVSTGAFAVVDTGSLLRGFALNNGGSFYRDGMLTASNASYSRYAPEPYGLERIELLHGPASVMFGQNSPGGLINVVSKKPTTSPLHELQVQVGSFDRKQVAGDFGGALDEAGVWSYRITGLARDAGTQVDGTVDRRVFLAPAITWHPSAATEWTGRFEYQRSDGLANNLFPASGTVSANPNGQIPTSTAVGRSADNNEHYENWSLSSQFSHQFNEVWSFRQNLRYTDYNGERNSMRFAAFYPATQSATAALQRWRLGTDSDTFTTDNQLQADFSTGAVKHKVLMGVDFHHTGGTVRGYVSPNTLAGYVLSNLYTTNYRTLPAVAENYNLRTVDDQLGVYLQDQLQIAERWFVSAGLRHDRSQQTVNNAIARTSSERSDRANTRNLGLVHELANGLSPYLSYTESFTPTTGTSFGGDMLKPERAKQYEAGLKYAPLNTNALFTLAVFDLRRQNVATADLLHAGYSLQTGAARSKGVELEGKVALTDGLSLTSSYSYTNAKVTSNTSTSSATSTEGKALPGAAKHNAGVLVDYGFQRGMLAGTHLSAGVRYIGRAYGNALNTFETPAVTLLDFGARLDLGRWNADWRNIELALKLNNVTDRVYAFCSEYCEYGARRTGLIQLSTRW is encoded by the coding sequence ATGATGACAAGAACATTGCGCAAGCCTTCCTCCTGCCCCCCGGCCTCCCTGCCCCAGCGCCTGATGGTGCGCTCCCTGCGCCTGGCGCTGCTGGGCCTGTCAGTCTCTGCCCCGGCCTGGGCCCAGACTCAGACTCAGACCACCACCAGCGACAGCGCCCTGCCTCAGGTCACCGTCACCGCCGGTCAGCAGGAACAGGCCACCGGTCCGGTGCATGGCTTCGTGGCCAAACGCAGCGCCACCGCCACCAAGACCGATACCCCGATCACCGAGATCCCGCAATCGATCTCGGTGGTGACCGCCGACCAGATCGCCGCCCAGCAGGCGCGCAGCGTCTCTGAAGCGCTGGGCTATACCAGCGGCGTACAAGTGTCCACCGGTGCCTTTGCCGTGGTCGATACCGGTTCGCTGCTGCGCGGCTTTGCGCTCAACAATGGCGGTTCCTTCTATCGCGACGGGATGCTCACCGCGTCCAACGCCAGCTACAGCCGCTATGCCCCCGAACCCTATGGCCTGGAGCGCATCGAGCTGCTGCACGGCCCGGCCTCGGTGATGTTCGGCCAGAATTCGCCAGGCGGATTGATCAACGTGGTCTCCAAGAAACCGACCACCAGCCCCCTGCACGAATTGCAGGTACAAGTCGGCAGCTTCGACCGCAAGCAGGTGGCCGGCGACTTCGGTGGCGCGCTCGATGAGGCCGGCGTGTGGTCCTACCGCATCACGGGCCTGGCGCGCGATGCCGGCACCCAGGTCGATGGCACGGTGGATCGGCGTGTCTTCCTGGCACCAGCCATTACCTGGCACCCCTCGGCAGCGACCGAGTGGACCGGGCGCTTCGAATACCAGCGCAGCGATGGCCTGGCCAATAACCTGTTCCCGGCCAGCGGCACGGTCAGCGCCAATCCCAATGGCCAGATTCCCACCAGCACCGCCGTGGGGCGCAGCGCCGACAACAACGAGCACTACGAGAACTGGTCGCTGTCTTCGCAGTTCTCGCACCAGTTCAACGAGGTCTGGAGCTTCCGCCAGAATCTGCGCTATACCGACTACAACGGCGAGCGCAACAGTATGCGTTTCGCCGCCTTCTACCCGGCCACGCAATCGGCCACGGCAGCGCTGCAGCGCTGGCGCCTGGGCACCGACTCCGACACCTTCACCACCGACAACCAATTGCAGGCCGACTTCAGCACCGGCGCGGTCAAGCACAAGGTCTTGATGGGAGTGGATTTCCACCACACCGGCGGCACCGTGCGCGGCTACGTCAGCCCCAATACCCTGGCCGGCTACGTGCTCTCCAATCTCTACACCACCAACTACCGCACCCTGCCCGCAGTGGCGGAAAACTACAACCTGCGCACCGTCGATGACCAGTTGGGCGTCTATCTTCAGGATCAACTGCAGATTGCCGAGCGCTGGTTCGTCTCGGCCGGCCTGCGCCACGACCGTTCGCAACAGACCGTCAACAATGCCATCGCCCGCACCAGCAGCGAGCGCAGCGACCGCGCCAATACCCGCAACCTGGGCCTGGTGCATGAACTGGCCAATGGTCTGTCGCCCTACCTGAGCTATACCGAATCCTTCACCCCCACCACCGGTACCAGCTTCGGCGGCGACATGCTCAAACCGGAACGCGCCAAGCAATACGAAGCCGGGCTCAAGTACGCGCCGCTCAATACCAATGCCCTCTTCACGCTAGCCGTGTTCGACCTGCGCCGCCAGAACGTGGCCACCGCCGACCTGCTTCATGCGGGCTACTCGCTGCAGACCGGTGCCGCGCGTTCCAAAGGAGTGGAGCTGGAGGGCAAGGTCGCGCTCACCGATGGCCTGAGCCTGACTTCCAGCTACAGCTACACCAATGCCAAGGTGACCAGCAATACCTCCACCAGTAGCGCCACCAGCACCGAAGGCAAGGCCCTGCCGGGCGCAGCCAAGCACAACGCGGGCGTGCTGGTGGACTATGGCTTCCAGCGCGGCATGTTAGCCGGCACCCATCTCTCGGCCGGGGTGCGCTACATCGGCCGCGCCTATGGCAATGCGCTCAATACCTTCGAGACACCGGCCGTGACCCTGCTGGACTTCGGAGCCCGTCTCGACCTGGGACGCTGGAACGCTGACTGGCGCAACATCGAGCTGGCCCTCAAGCTCAACAACGTTACCGATCGCGTCTATGCCTTCTGCTCGGAATACTGCGAGTACGGCGCGCGTCGCACCGGTCTGATCCAGTTGAGCACGCGATGGTAA
- a CDS encoding IS3 family transposase, giving the protein MDQLQFPPSLPDNGSDTDHHRIKSKLKGLSPVQYRTQSLRP; this is encoded by the coding sequence ATTGATCAACTCCAATTTCCCCCTTCACTACCTGACAACGGCAGCGACACGGACCACCACCGCATCAAGAGCAAATTAAAAGGACTGAGTCCTGTGCAGTACAGAACGCAGTCCTTGAGGCCTTAA